Sequence from the Schistocerca americana isolate TAMUIC-IGC-003095 chromosome 11, iqSchAmer2.1, whole genome shotgun sequence genome:
CAGACGATGTAATAGCCTCCTGGCCTTTTGGCTTCTTTTACTCACGTCACAGTCTGCCATTAATTGTATCCATTCTTCTTTCTTAGCCTCAGATATTAAAGAGAGGACATTCTGTGCAAGGCTTGATGTGGCTTCACTGAAAGGATCTTCTTCCAACTCCCTGTAGTACTCTTGAAGAAGAGAGGTCGTTTCAGGGGTTATACCCTTGATATAGTTCATTCTGCATCTCAGGAGGAGGCATtaacgatgttaacaaaattctcataTTGATCTATCACAGGACCTATAGTTAAATTTTCTCatctaataattttgaaaatttctgcCAATCAGCCGTTTTGAAGTTGTACCTTCGTCTGAAAGGGATTTCATGAGGTCTTACTTATGGGAGAACTTGACACATAATAGGTCGACGTTGTGTATTCGGTATGGGCTTAGAGACGTATTTAGTGCAGGTATTAAAAATACTTTCACTGATGAAAAGCAGATACGGATTATAACCAGTGTCCACTGTAGAAGGAATGAGGTAGTTTGCTGTCATGAAGGAGTGAGAGATGGAAAGTTTCAGCCCACATGAGGACAGCCTCACCATTTTGATCCTCTTGACTGTACCCCCAAGCAAGGCTGTGACTGTTGATATCAGGTATCACAATAGAATATTTCCCTGTAATAAAATTTTCAGGTGGGGTGAAGGAAAAATCTGTTGCTGGAGGTTTATATGCTGATGTGACTCTACAGTTACTTAACAGTAATAATTTCATTATTCGTATCTGACCGACGAATACTACAGACTTCAAGGTCAGGTCTTATAAGGATGGCGCTTCCATACTGTACATAATGTGTTTCAGCAACCAGTTTCATTCCAGGAACAGAAGGACATCTCTGCTGGGTATCTATATATTTCTTCAACACAAGGTATCACAGTACTTGGTGTGGCACATGTCTTGCAAGAGTTGTTGCATGCAGGAAGGTATTCCTTCAATATTCATGGATATTATAGTCAACACTGGCCCAAAAACGACTGTTGATTAGATGTCTCTAAtacttctggtgtgaaaggatcggCTGCCGGGTTATTCTGACATTTCCCAGGGTACACATGATTGCAATTCGTATCTCTGTATTTATCATCAAACATTGCAATCTTCAGGCAGGCTCCTTTCGTGTACCCCATTATTAGATGAGGCACTAACTCTGGAGAGATCATAATTATTTGTAGTAATGCAAATGCTTAAAAAATGTCCCATAGCATGCTTTACGGTAACATTTGTTGAAAATCAACTAACCTGAGTATAATCAAATAGACTTAGCTAATGGGACATCCACAGGGGGATACTGGTGCATCTCAATCTGTTCTTTATGAGACAATGTATGAATTGCATAGATCTATCTCATGTGCCATGCACTGTAACCAAAGATATGAAACTATGTCGATGTGCAACTGCCTAGCTCCAACGTGTACAAATTTATGGGTATAAATGTATGAGTGAGCTACACCTGCAGTCCTATGTGGCACACTATTTAACTTACCTTTAGTAAACGTAGCCACATTAAACATAAACCATAAAAAATTTTAGTAGCAGGAATACGTAATACAGAATCCAAATAAGTAGCATGAATCTGCAAACTATTTTCACAATTTTATATTTTAGTGAAAAGCAGCTTTTCTAGCTTTATATGAAACCTGTATCATCTTCCAACAAACTTCATTCACTCaagtaatttcaaacaaaaaaataCTCCAATTCTGttaacaacaatatttaaaatcaTAGTTTCTTGATTTATGATTCAGTTTGGACTCAAGATAACACTAACATTAGTCTTTCGACAGATGTCTAACAATACATATTTCAAAAAGATCCATTTTGGACAGGAGTGCAAGGCAACAATTATAGTGTCTAAATGATGTTCCTAAGAactttttggttataaaatgccacGCATATTAGCTTGAAGTGCAGTGGTGATAATGTGAAGACATTCATTACAGCCTTTATGGAATTTGCCACATATATTTCAGCAGAAAACATTTAAAAGTGGTCAGGAACATCATATGATGACGGCAATAATAACCGGTTACTAATGACATTTGTTTCAGTCTTATTATATAAATACCACATTACAACAATTAATGGCACTTTATTTTGACAAAGTACTATTGTCAATATTTCCCATTGCTTCTGTCACTTGAACTCTTATTTTAATATATCACTGTGGGTTActtaatttttttcagaatcttTAGAATCATCACAAGCgtattttcagtgatgagtccattAAAATAGAAGAGTTACAAGCCAGAATTTAAGCTTCATGTGAGTATAGTATTATAAGTTTGTGAATTCAAGGCTCTGTTCTTAcctgaataataatagtaatgatgttTGTCTCAGCAAGCATTACTGagagaacaaaatatttttgttttgattaAAATAGACCAACCACAAAAAGCACAGTACCAACAGGAACTGAAGTAGAAATATGCAAATAAGTAGCTGGAGTCAATAGTGTAACAACATTACTATAATGAGAATGAAACAATTTAAAATCCATGCAATTTCCTTCCAAGTCACAACCAAAATTTCTAATGAAGTGTGTATGAGGATGGGAGCCGACAAACGATGAATAGATCAGCATTCCCTAAATATTTAAAAGCCACTGCAGTATTGTAGCCTAGATAGCAGCACACAATTATGTTGCAAGAACCATCATGAGAGATACATTCTCATTACAGTAAAAAGACACACAGCTGAAAGTGTTGCAAACTTCAGAAATGCCTATCACTTAATAAAAATAGTCTCAAGTTTTGGAAAGTATGACAAAACTTAATAAACGAACTACCTTACACCAATAAGAAATTGGTGAGAAATCGAAAACACTGACCAAAAACAAACATTATGAAATATAAGACAAAGCATTAGTAAAGATTTCTGAAAACCTCACATTTAGTCAGAGAAATTATGGAAAATACACActatgaaattatgtttaaagcagataaaagaCAACGAAAAAAATCAGGTTAAaacaaagcaattagaaagaaagcaaatttaataaattaacttattacaataaaaattatgcatttggattaaattcataTTCTAGTAATCACACTGAGCTCTTATAACTGTCCTCATGTTTATACAAACAATTGGAATTATAATCTGACACTACATCATGACAGTTTTCCCACTGATGTTTGTACAGTAGTTACATGATATTTAAAAACAGACAAATAATTAAAAGATTTGATGCATAGAATTAATCATCATTTAATCAGAATTATGTACAGGgatttttaatacaaatatttttcacaaGAAATATGGCACTTAAACTGACAATAGTATATTGGcataaaatttaatgaaacatgaaaatttgaATTACTACATAATTTACCAAAAGATCCTCTTGTGTCAAGATACACTGTTGATCCAAATCATTATACCCACTTCCCTAGGAGGAGTGTGTGCTACCCAGTGGCATTTTTGTTATGTCAAGTAGTAACGAAACTATATAACCAGCAATGAATGGGTGATCATTCTAGTTACAGTATGTGTAAAAAACTGGCATAAATAACTTTGCCAAAGAGCAGATGGTTTTGCCTGGTGCCTGGGTAAGTGCAGCTAAAAAACAGTGAATCTGGTTGGCTGCTCAGATGCTTCTATCATTAGCCTCTATGGAACATCTTTGAAAGATGGTATATCCACAAGTTGACAAAAGGTTGTAGGATTACCATGCATTACCTAGAACAAGGAGATCAGAACCTAGCTGCTCTGTATAGTGGGACTGATGGCAATCTGTGGAGACAGGAGAAAATGCTTGAGCAGGCACAAGAGTTTCAAGCTATTCAGCAGACACTGTTGAACATGAGGCCCCAAGTTATATAACAGCTTTGTATTCCCATGTTGATCTAACAACAttgtcagttactatagtaatacaAATGGGATAATTGAGATTGGACTGCATACCAATAAAGATGTGTCACGTGTTGGGATAAGTGACATTTCTTGTGGACCAGGTCAATGGTTGTGCCCTGATGTGCCATCACCCAGATGAACAGTCGTTCAACACATGCACAACACAACAGGTGCAGAAAGTTGGGGGCAATGTCATGTTATAGGGGATATTCATATGAGACGCCAAGAAACAGCTAGTCATAATTGGAAGCACCATGACAGATGTGGAGAACACGAACATAATTGCAACCTCTGTGTCACTTAATGGTTGATGTATTCCCTGGTCACAATCACAAGGTCAGAATCACACTGTAATGGTTTGAGCATCATGATAGCTCACACTGTTGTCTTTCCCACctcattaaatcattatgaaacgaATTTGGGATGCTATTGCACACCAACTACACAGCAACAAACTGATAGCCTGCAGTAAATGGGAACTGTGTGAGGTGTGTGTAGACATATAGTCCAATTTACTAGTGGAAAACTAACAGAGTACTAATGAGTCCATACCATACAGAAGCACTGTTGTATTGCAGTCTGAAAGTGCTACTAGGCAGATGATTACAATTTTTGCCTGATCTCTGCATActtgccaccatcagttatttcctAATGTAGAAGTAGTACAGATAGTTCACATGTGTGCAAATTTTGATCACACAAACAGCATTACTATTAAGAAGGCATACCTCAGTAACATGTTTGCATAATCATGATATTTTTGTATCTTTCTCCATCGTTGAGAAAAATAGCCTGAGTGATGGACATGTAATAAACACATTTATGCTGTCGCCTGGGTACTGCCTACAGCTTCATGAATATTGAAATGGCAGTTTCTTTCAAATAATTAGCAACATACTGGTAAATTCTCTTGAAGAATATGGAGTCGTGATTACTGCATAGGACTTCTACTCAAACAAGTAACAGATATCTCTCAATGCACCCATTTCTGGTAGACAGATCGTTATAGCATGGAGCATTTACAACAAAAAATTGCAATGTGTGCTTCATATATTGTATTTAGTATGCAACTTCTTTGAACATGAAGCTGTGAAAACGGATTTGTCgtattttttgtgacctttctGTAGCACATGCGAACAATATTCATAACGCACTTGTGGTCTCCTTTGAACATGTTTAAGTCTACAGACCTCAACAATACTTTGAGTGGTCTCTATGTAATGTGTATTATTGCATGCTTCTAAAGATGATAGACCGGATTAAAAGATTCCCAGCAAATATCACATCTGTGTAGCCTTCTTTTCAGTGTGTAGTGATAGCTGTTTCTTGAGGTTACTCGAGTTTTTATACAATTTGCCAAAAATACTACATTTGTGTGGTCGTTTACCGGTGTGTACTAATGATTTCCTTGAGATTACCAGAGTAAGAAAAATATTTGCCGCAAGTATCATATTTGTAGGGGCTCATTCCTGCGTGTATTTTCAGATGACCCAGTTCTGAAAACGATTTGCCACCAACATTGACTGTGTGCCCCTGTTCAGTGTGTATTAATTCGTGTTTCTTGAGACTGCCCCACTGAGGAAACGATTTACGCAACACTATATTTGTAGGGTCTCTTTCCAATATGTGTCAACAAATGCCTCTTGAGATGGCCCGACTGAGTAAATGATTTTCCACAAACTTCGCATTCGTGGGGTCTCTTTCCTGTGTGTATTAACAATGGGTCTTGAGATGGCCCGACAGAGTGAACGATTTTCCACAAACACCGCATTCATGGGGTCTCTTTCCTATGTGTATTAACAAGTGGGTCTTGAGATGGCCCGACAGAGTGAACGATTTTCCACAAACACCGCATTCATGGGGTCTCGTTCCTGTGTGTATTAATTCGTGTACCTTGAGATTGCCCGAACGAATAAACGATTTTCCACAAACAGTACATTTGTAGGATCTCTTACCAGTGTGTATTAATCCATGGCTCTTGAGATGTCTCGACTTCGTAAAAGATTTTCCACAAACATCGCACTCGTGGGGTCTCTTTCCTGTGTGTATTACGTTTTGGGTCTTGAGATGGCCCGACTGAGTAAACGATTTTCCAGAAACACCACATTCATGGGGTCTCTTTCCTTTATGTATTAATTCTTGTCTTTTGAGATTGCTCGACTGAGTAAACGATTTTCCACAAACACGGCATTCGTGGGGTCTCTTTCCCGTGTGTATTAATTCGTGAGCCTTCAGACTGCCCGAAAGAATAAACGATTTTCCACAAACACCGCATTCATGGGGTCTCTTTCCTGTATGTATTAATTCATGTCTTTTGAGATGGCTCGACTGAGTAAACGATTTTCCACAAACATGGCATTCGTGGGGTCTCTTTCCCGTGTGTATTAATTCGTGTACCTTGAGACTATTTGAACGATTAAACAATTTGCCACAAACATCACATTTGTGACGTCTCTTTGCACTTAGCACAGTGTGGACATTAACATGATCACTTGTACACAAAATTCCATAGTCATCACATCTGAGTTGCTCTGCAACTTGTGTCACAGTATGTGTATTGCTTGTGTCACTAAAGGATTTCCTTAAAGTTTTCGTGGTTTCCTTGGATGAAGATTGCTTCTCAGTCTGTTCCACGATTTCTTCTCGTACACTTTCTAAGGAGATGATGTTTTCATGGTAATCACTGCATTCAAGTTTCTCACTGTTGGCAGCTGATAATGCTTGGTCACCCTCACTCATTCTCAAATGTTCTTTCAAGCTGTCATCAGTGGGCAATACCTCACCACATGACTTACACACATATGCAGGTGCCTGCACAC
This genomic interval carries:
- the LOC124554127 gene encoding zinc finger protein 70-like, with translation MPSLHIKQDLELKQEDGIERDCLEDNLVISWPNDFIKEDPELNLEVAASIRNASDSLSFIQSAGDSCNVSYQEALHQGLVDDDQKIDTEMSTDFSMSHNYTKLRTSHEDSLCGTRLSCSIREKEFHKFNCSFCLQSFPSKYRLIMHIFIHMDGVQAPAYVCKSCGEVLPTDDSLKEHLRMSEGDQALSAANSEKLECSDYHENIISLESVREEIVEQTEKQSSSKETTKTLRKSFSDTSNTHTVTQVAEQLRCDDYGILCTSDHVNVHTVLSAKRRHKCDVCGKLFNRSNSLKVHELIHTGKRPHECHVCGKSFTQSSHLKRHELIHTGKRPHECGVCGKSFILSGSLKAHELIHTGKRPHECRVCGKSFTQSSNLKRQELIHKGKRPHECGVSGKSFTQSGHLKTQNVIHTGKRPHECDVCGKSFTKSRHLKSHGLIHTGKRSYKCTVCGKSFIRSGNLKVHELIHTGTRPHECGVCGKSFTLSGHLKTHLLIHIGKRPHECGVCGKSFTLSGHLKTHC